One window from the genome of Microbulbifer sp. ALW1 encodes:
- a CDS encoding NAD(P)/FAD-dependent oxidoreductase yields the protein MQKIVIIGGGAGGLQLATSLGRHFSFNRFHRRNKSPLAEITLVDKNRTHIWKPLLHQVATGALDSSLDALNYQVHARANGFHFELGSLQGLNREEKTIQLAEVRGEDGTPLVPARELEYDYLVFALGSQSNDFNTPGVRANCQFLDSAEQAQKFHTKLLDQFLQLENRVTEEVHIAIVGGGATGVELAAELVDAVHEMGHYGRIKNGDLKVTLIEAGPHLLPALPPRLGNSSEKELTNLGVRVLTGTQVAEATSNGFVTKDGEEIPAAIRVWAAGVKAPDFLQQMDGLVLNRQNQIEVEATLRSKTDPSIFALGDCAGCIDSADHKVPPRAQSAQQMAKTARDNLIALVENPAAELQGFTYKDRGSLVSLSKFDAVGSLMGGLVKGSLTIEGRLAGLAYRSLYRMHLAALHGWPKAMLLYLIGQANRFVKPRLKMH from the coding sequence ATGCAGAAAATCGTCATAATCGGCGGTGGTGCCGGTGGTTTACAGCTGGCTACCAGCCTCGGCCGTCATTTCTCCTTCAACCGCTTCCATCGCCGCAACAAGTCCCCGCTTGCGGAGATCACCCTGGTCGACAAAAACCGCACCCATATCTGGAAACCCCTGCTGCACCAGGTCGCCACAGGTGCACTGGATTCCAGCCTGGATGCGCTCAACTATCAGGTGCATGCCCGTGCCAACGGCTTTCACTTCGAACTGGGAAGCCTGCAGGGATTAAACCGGGAAGAAAAAACCATTCAGCTCGCCGAGGTACGCGGGGAAGATGGCACACCGCTGGTACCCGCGCGCGAACTTGAATACGACTACCTGGTGTTCGCCCTCGGCAGCCAGAGTAACGATTTCAATACCCCCGGGGTGCGCGCCAACTGCCAGTTCCTGGACAGCGCGGAACAGGCGCAGAAATTCCACACCAAGCTGCTTGATCAGTTCCTGCAGCTGGAAAACCGGGTCACCGAGGAAGTGCACATCGCTATCGTCGGCGGCGGTGCCACCGGGGTGGAACTGGCCGCGGAGCTGGTGGATGCCGTACACGAAATGGGGCACTACGGGCGCATCAAAAACGGCGACCTCAAGGTCACCCTGATCGAAGCCGGCCCACACCTGCTACCGGCGCTGCCACCGCGCCTCGGCAACAGCTCGGAAAAGGAACTCACCAATCTAGGCGTTCGGGTGCTCACCGGCACCCAGGTCGCGGAAGCGACCAGCAACGGTTTTGTCACCAAAGACGGTGAGGAAATTCCCGCGGCCATTCGCGTGTGGGCGGCGGGGGTAAAGGCACCGGATTTTCTGCAGCAAATGGATGGGCTTGTACTCAATCGCCAGAACCAGATCGAGGTGGAAGCCACCTTGCGCTCGAAAACGGACCCCAGCATTTTTGCCTTGGGAGACTGCGCCGGCTGTATCGACTCCGCAGATCACAAAGTGCCTCCGCGGGCCCAGTCTGCGCAGCAGATGGCCAAGACCGCTCGCGACAACCTGATCGCCCTGGTGGAAAACCCCGCTGCAGAACTCCAAGGCTTTACCTACAAAGACCGGGGATCACTGGTGTCGCTGTCCAAGTTCGATGCGGTGGGCAGCCTGATGGGCGGACTCGTCAAAGGCAGCCTCACCATCGAGGGACGGCTCGCAGGGCTCGCCTATCGCTCGCTATACCGTATGCATCTGGCGGCACTGCACGGCTGGCCAAAAGCGATGCTGCTGTACCTGATCGGGCAGGCCAACCGCTTTGTGAAGCCCCGCCTGAAAATGCACTGA